Proteins found in one Paenibacillus dendritiformis genomic segment:
- a CDS encoding transglutaminase-like domain-containing protein, with protein MRFRYIGRSAKRDGQATLRRLNGGRSSEPAGRRTTAEWAKQAAFTGLLFALFTEWFNPLKRLGPHIDMHDVRPFLWAIAIFLAVGLLVRSRTLSIMLRSVTAIAVTAWMFGAASLHDVAASDGGLLREIRESVTAGVSLLGAALAADAERWMEGEWLQTSGEVRTLLLLAGWAMLTASIQAQMLTRRTVLFFSVATICYLFGFQWGYGLDVTDAVIRAAGWGLLLSACLHLDRRLAEDTEPSKIPGIRPVRWLGQAAMVTLLIVGIGFGLSRMPDWTPPESLPSLREWTQSLAVSANEWGAARSTAENAAVRAAKIGTTGYSADDTELGGALRDDARILFTAESAEPTYWRGESKSRYTGRGWASAGTEQEETVDGSGRLQTPDSPVLGWSEPLTQTVRWQAYAPHLPLILGGRPERLTTWMPDGERAVPAQAGTTLRYDPPGERYAPGASAQAGSRLAYQYETRVLRADPAMLRAAQKLSPEERARWSEELQLPVSLPQRVQELGDRLAEGSAGPYETVRRVQAFLLQEYTYTKSDTEVPPAGRDFVDYFLFEARQGYCNHFSTAMAVLLRTQGIPARWVKGFAPGELTGPGQYTVRASDAHAWVEVYFPTVGWVPFEATPPAGMAAAAEVPADAVIAAVPGQAALAADGAAAPDGDADAAFTPSAQVRELLERSLQSPAPASGWERMRRWGETALHAGKQGLNAIGQHLAAEWEALTRIGTYRSGEQAAAGLPGLLRYVAVRLPVLAIGALWLALLAAWLMRKHWQRLAPERKLRRLLRLQQRSFQSERLQEMGRIAWQLLERKYGLRPSGMTWSEYISEKRDDPELMPAAADPVLQQFIRDCNALLFAGRYAERAVRQRFLEGCAFVLRQCT; from the coding sequence ATGCGCTTCCGTTATATCGGCCGATCCGCCAAGCGTGACGGCCAAGCGACACTGCGGCGGCTGAACGGCGGCCGCAGCAGCGAGCCTGCCGGAAGGCGGACCACGGCCGAATGGGCGAAGCAGGCCGCCTTCACCGGGCTGCTGTTCGCCTTGTTCACCGAATGGTTCAATCCGTTGAAGCGGCTCGGTCCGCATATCGATATGCATGATGTCCGTCCGTTCTTGTGGGCAATCGCCATCTTTCTCGCCGTGGGGCTGCTCGTCCGGAGCCGAACCCTGTCGATCATGCTGCGCAGCGTTACGGCGATCGCGGTCACCGCGTGGATGTTCGGAGCCGCCTCCCTGCATGATGTGGCAGCGAGCGACGGCGGCCTCCTGCGCGAGATCCGCGAGTCGGTTACGGCAGGTGTCTCATTGCTCGGTGCCGCGCTGGCCGCCGATGCGGAACGGTGGATGGAGGGCGAGTGGCTTCAGACGAGCGGAGAAGTCCGCACCTTGCTGCTGCTCGCCGGTTGGGCGATGCTGACAGCCTCCATTCAAGCGCAAATGCTGACCCGGCGGACGGTGCTGTTTTTCAGCGTGGCTACGATCTGCTATCTATTCGGATTTCAATGGGGGTACGGCCTCGATGTGACGGATGCCGTCATTCGCGCGGCGGGCTGGGGGCTGCTGCTGTCCGCCTGCCTACATCTTGACCGGCGGCTGGCCGAGGATACCGAGCCGTCGAAGATACCCGGCATCCGGCCTGTGCGATGGCTGGGACAAGCGGCGATGGTGACGCTCCTTATCGTAGGCATCGGCTTCGGCCTATCCCGGATGCCCGACTGGACGCCGCCAGAGAGCCTGCCCTCGCTGCGCGAGTGGACACAATCGCTGGCCGTCTCGGCGAACGAATGGGGCGCGGCCCGTTCGACGGCAGAGAACGCGGCCGTGCGGGCGGCGAAGATAGGGACGACCGGATACAGCGCGGACGATACGGAGCTGGGCGGCGCGCTTCGCGACGATGCCCGCATCCTGTTCACGGCGGAATCGGCGGAGCCGACATATTGGCGGGGAGAGAGCAAATCGCGCTATACCGGCCGGGGCTGGGCGTCAGCGGGAACCGAACAAGAGGAAACGGTGGACGGTTCCGGGCGGCTGCAGACTCCCGATTCTCCGGTGTTGGGATGGTCCGAACCGTTGACGCAGACGGTTCGCTGGCAAGCCTATGCGCCGCATCTGCCGCTTATCCTCGGCGGCCGGCCGGAGCGGCTGACGACATGGATGCCGGACGGGGAGAGGGCGGTTCCGGCCCAAGCAGGGACGACGCTGCGCTACGACCCGCCAGGCGAACGGTATGCTCCCGGCGCGAGTGCGCAAGCCGGATCCCGGCTCGCCTATCAATACGAGACCCGCGTGCTGCGGGCGGATCCGGCGATGCTGCGGGCTGCGCAGAAGTTGTCGCCCGAAGAGAGGGCGCGATGGAGTGAGGAGCTTCAGCTCCCGGTCTCGCTCCCGCAGCGGGTGCAGGAGCTCGGCGATCGGCTGGCCGAAGGGTCGGCGGGGCCGTACGAGACCGTGCGGCGCGTGCAGGCCTTCCTGCTCCAGGAATACACCTACACCAAGAGCGATACCGAAGTGCCGCCGGCTGGCCGGGATTTCGTGGACTATTTCTTGTTCGAGGCGAGACAGGGCTATTGCAATCACTTCTCGACCGCGATGGCGGTTCTGCTGCGCACCCAGGGCATTCCGGCGCGCTGGGTGAAGGGCTTCGCGCCCGGCGAGCTGACCGGCCCCGGACAGTATACGGTCCGGGCCTCCGATGCGCATGCCTGGGTGGAGGTGTATTTCCCGACGGTCGGCTGGGTGCCGTTCGAGGCGACCCCGCCGGCGGGAATGGCCGCGGCGGCAGAGGTTCCGGCGGACGCGGTGATAGCGGCCGTACCGGGCCAGGCGGCACTTGCGGCCGATGGTGCGGCTGCACCGGATGGAGACGCCGATGCGGCATTCACTCCGTCAGCGCAGGTGCGCGAGCTGCTGGAGCGATCGCTGCAGTCCCCGGCTCCGGCGTCGGGCTGGGAACGGATGCGGCGCTGGGGGGAGACGGCGCTTCATGCCGGGAAGCAGGGGCTGAACGCTATCGGGCAGCATCTCGCTGCGGAATGGGAGGCCCTGACCCGAATCGGAACGTATCGCAGCGGTGAACAGGCGGCTGCCGGGCTGCCGGGTCTGCTTCGATATGTGGCCGTCCGCCTGCCCGTTCTGGCAATCGGTGCGTTGTGGCTGGCCCTGCTGGCGGCGTGGCTCATGCGGAAGCATTGGCAGCGCCTTGCTCCGGAGCGCAAGCTGCGGCGGCTCCTCCGGCTGCAGCAGCGCAGCTTCCAGAGCGAACGGCTGCAGGAGATGGGCCGGATCGCCTGGCAGCTGCTCGAGCGGAAATACGGGCTGCGCCCGAGCGGCATGACCTGGAGCGAGTATATTTCCGAGAAGCGCGACGATCCCGAGCTGATGCCGGCGGCTGCTGATCCGGTGCTGCAGCAGTTCATCCGCGACTGCAATGCGCTGCTGTTCGCCGGCCGGTATGCGGAGAGAGCCGTGCGGCAGCGGTTCCTGGAAGGCTGCGCATTCGTGCTGCGCCAGTGTACATGA
- a CDS encoding DUF58 domain-containing protein, which produces MVPVKRPAIPVGRFLLTAAGCAVLAAAGWARNSPAELFLAAVLGAMLLNGVRLHVIGRKLAGIRLVHELQQAERVVPGAAAGSLAFRVAISGAKRWPVRWLTVEEAWTRTGGDGGVWLCRRLLFLRRGAETRYTVSFEGAPRGVYRLTRTELAYGDLFGWFGGRVRLDVPGAAEAPQPVLVIPPPPVHAAALPDAAPGAAHEAAPPPLAGAADAADGGVPAPSAGGVSGVELQAYRPGTPLRAIDWRTYAKRRVLAVRVPEADGCAPADIAMDDVPWRSEAQPGQHAPMEAVLSAAAAAVRAAAEAGRPVRLLRLSDGAVAAGVRQALAALAAERPGPAAPIGWDAPQPPDTGSSGVAYWQAAETPIRAVTLISYREDPAVLDRLQDAAGEARIDGWLTAARWPQSSATSAPASSGAFLWTEHPAPGSSIGRRESDALPLYRPIRQA; this is translated from the coding sequence GTGGTTCCGGTGAAGCGCCCCGCCATCCCGGTCGGCCGCTTCCTGCTCACCGCCGCCGGCTGCGCCGTGCTGGCCGCGGCGGGCTGGGCGCGGAACAGTCCGGCTGAGCTTTTCCTGGCGGCCGTGCTGGGCGCCATGCTGCTGAACGGCGTGCGGCTGCATGTCATCGGCCGGAAGCTCGCAGGCATCCGGCTTGTTCATGAGCTGCAGCAGGCGGAGCGCGTCGTGCCGGGAGCTGCCGCCGGCAGCCTCGCCTTCCGCGTGGCGATAAGCGGCGCGAAGCGCTGGCCCGTGCGCTGGCTGACGGTGGAGGAGGCGTGGACGCGCACGGGCGGAGACGGCGGCGTCTGGCTATGCCGCCGCTTGCTGTTCCTGCGCCGGGGCGCGGAGACGCGCTACACCGTCTCCTTCGAGGGCGCGCCGCGCGGCGTATACCGCCTGACGCGGACCGAACTCGCCTATGGCGACCTGTTCGGCTGGTTTGGCGGCCGGGTGCGGCTGGACGTCCCGGGGGCGGCGGAAGCACCGCAGCCGGTGCTGGTCATTCCGCCGCCCCCGGTCCACGCCGCCGCGCTGCCGGACGCTGCGCCGGGAGCCGCGCACGAGGCTGCCCCGCCGCCGCTGGCCGGCGCCGCCGATGCGGCAGATGGAGGCGTGCCTGCCCCGTCTGCCGGAGGAGTGAGCGGCGTTGAGCTGCAGGCGTACCGGCCAGGCACGCCCTTGCGCGCCATCGATTGGCGCACGTACGCCAAGCGGCGCGTGCTGGCGGTCCGCGTGCCGGAAGCGGACGGCTGCGCCCCGGCCGACATCGCCATGGATGACGTTCCATGGCGGTCGGAGGCACAGCCCGGACAGCACGCGCCTATGGAGGCGGTGCTGTCCGCCGCTGCCGCGGCCGTCCGTGCCGCCGCAGAGGCCGGGCGGCCCGTTCGCCTGCTGCGGCTGAGCGACGGGGCCGTCGCCGCCGGAGTCCGGCAGGCGCTGGCCGCCCTGGCGGCGGAACGGCCCGGCCCGGCGGCGCCGATCGGCTGGGATGCGCCGCAGCCGCCGGACACCGGGTCGAGCGGCGTTGCATACTGGCAGGCCGCCGAGACGCCGATCCGCGCGGTGACGCTGATCAGCTACCGGGAGGATCCGGCCGTGCTCGACCGGCTGCAAGACGCGGCGGGAGAGGCGCGGATCGACGGCTGGCTGACCGCCGCGCGCTGGCCGCAATCAAGCGCCACGTCAGCGCCGGCTTCATCGGGGGCCTTCCTCTGGACGGAACATCCCGCCCCCGGCTCCAGTATAGGAAGGAGGGAGAGCGATGCGCTTCCGTTATATCGGCCGATCCGCCAAGCGTGA
- a CDS encoding helix-turn-helix domain-containing protein, with translation MQEPIHKKIGKNLQEIRKSRGLSLDQVSDMSGVSKGMLGQIERGESNPTISVLWKIVNGLRISFATLMEESTPSVSIVKIEDITPLVEEEGAYRTFPIFPFEQDKGFEVYSVEVDPGCSHVSEAHYDGVEEFIMVIDGVLHVSLGGDEYVLEPKTTMRFTADQVHTYTNRTDRTIRYMTLLHYPSANR, from the coding sequence ATGCAAGAACCGATCCACAAAAAAATCGGGAAAAACCTTCAAGAGATCCGCAAATCGCGGGGACTGAGCCTGGACCAGGTCTCGGACATGTCCGGCGTCAGCAAAGGCATGCTCGGGCAAATCGAGCGAGGGGAATCGAATCCGACCATTTCAGTATTATGGAAAATTGTGAATGGTCTGCGCATCTCCTTCGCGACCCTGATGGAAGAATCGACGCCGAGCGTGTCGATCGTTAAGATAGAGGATATTACCCCGCTGGTGGAGGAAGAAGGGGCATACCGCACGTTTCCTATTTTTCCTTTTGAACAGGACAAGGGGTTCGAGGTGTACAGCGTAGAGGTGGACCCGGGCTGCTCCCATGTGTCGGAAGCCCACTACGACGGTGTCGAGGAGTTCATCATGGTGATTGATGGCGTGCTTCACGTCTCGCTGGGCGGCGACGAATACGTGCTGGAGCCGAAGACGACGATGCGCTTCACCGCCGACCAGGTTCATACATACACGAACCGCACCGACCGCACCATACGCTACATGACCCTGCTGCACTACCCGTCCGCGAACAGATAA
- the tdh gene encoding L-threonine 3-dehydrogenase → MTATMIGLVKAERKPGAVLKEVPVPAYGPDEVLVRVKASSICGTDVHIYKWDDWAARTVVTPNVFGHEFAGIVEAVGDRVTNVKVGDHVSGEGHVVCGVCKSCRTGNAHVCPHTRSFGITLPGCFGEYAVLRASNVIQNDPKLPFEIACLQDPLGNAVQTVLAGDIVGKSVAVVGVGPIGLMAIAVAKACGSGTIIAVDINPYRLEMAKTMGADVIVNSKEVNSVQAIREATNGEGAEVVLEMSGHPDAIRDALKAAAQAGRVSLLGIPSKEVAFDLAEDVIFKGLQLVGITGRRMYDTWYQLKGLLERGRIDLTPIITHRLTLDRYEEAFDLMSSGNCGKIVFIHQ, encoded by the coding sequence ATGACAGCGACGATGATCGGTTTGGTCAAGGCAGAACGCAAGCCTGGAGCCGTCTTGAAGGAAGTACCGGTTCCGGCGTACGGCCCGGATGAAGTGTTGGTTCGCGTCAAGGCGTCCTCCATCTGCGGAACGGACGTTCATATTTATAAATGGGATGATTGGGCGGCCCGTACGGTCGTCACTCCGAATGTGTTCGGGCACGAATTTGCCGGCATCGTGGAGGCTGTCGGCGACCGGGTGACGAACGTGAAGGTCGGCGATCATGTATCGGGGGAAGGCCATGTCGTCTGCGGCGTATGCAAATCGTGCCGCACCGGCAACGCCCATGTCTGCCCGCATACCCGGAGCTTCGGGATTACGCTGCCCGGCTGCTTCGGCGAATACGCCGTCCTGCGGGCCAGCAATGTCATCCAGAACGACCCTAAGCTTCCGTTTGAAATCGCTTGCTTGCAGGATCCGCTCGGCAATGCCGTGCAGACGGTGCTGGCCGGAGACATTGTCGGCAAGAGCGTCGCGGTCGTCGGCGTCGGCCCGATCGGGCTGATGGCGATTGCGGTCGCGAAGGCTTGCGGCAGCGGAACGATTATTGCGGTGGATATCAATCCGTACCGGCTGGAGATGGCGAAGACGATGGGGGCGGATGTCATCGTCAACAGCAAGGAAGTGAATTCGGTGCAGGCGATCCGGGAGGCGACGAACGGGGAAGGCGCGGAAGTGGTGCTGGAGATGTCCGGCCATCCCGATGCGATTCGCGACGCGTTGAAGGCGGCGGCCCAAGCCGGCCGCGTCTCGCTTCTGGGCATTCCGAGCAAGGAGGTAGCCTTCGATCTCGCGGAGGATGTCATTTTCAAAGGGCTGCAACTGGTAGGCATTACCGGACGCCGCATGTATGATACGTGGTATCAGCTCAAAGGTCTGCTCGAACGGGGCCGAATCGATCTGACGCCGATCATTACGCACCGGCTTACGCTCGACCGGTATGAGGAAGCGTTCGACTTGATGTCTTCGGGCAATTGCGGCAAAATTGTATTTATTCACCAGTAA
- a CDS encoding LacI family DNA-binding transcriptional regulator, producing MATLKDIAERVGVSISTVSRVVNGDDSRRISDETKQKIWQAAKQLNYRAKPAQKPAAGAKRSPKHSAPLTIGCILSLPDNKYNHPYFSPIIQGIEAKLMEEGISLAFLHTQAELKSGAVREALLHDRALNGVICIEGMEPEMYRWLKERVPVIIGIDVADPDIPIISYDRLDAARIAVRHLLELGHTDIGFIGGAGLLGRMEREKRYRGYKMALNEASCSFRSDWVIDAQWDADQSYQGMKRLLERHERPTAMFCASDMMAIAAMRAATELGLSIPRDIAFIGIDDIEFSKYSSPPLSSVHIPKYEMGYTAAKTLLDSLHQPYPYPFRMLLPFHLQIRESSRPPERKAPADG from the coding sequence ATGGCTACATTAAAAGATATTGCTGAGCGGGTCGGCGTCTCCATCTCCACCGTATCACGGGTGGTGAACGGGGATGACAGCCGCCGGATTAGCGACGAGACGAAGCAGAAAATATGGCAGGCTGCCAAGCAGCTGAATTACCGCGCCAAGCCTGCCCAGAAACCAGCCGCCGGGGCGAAGCGGTCACCGAAGCATTCCGCGCCATTGACGATCGGCTGCATTTTATCCTTGCCTGACAATAAATACAATCATCCTTATTTCTCCCCCATCATCCAGGGCATCGAAGCGAAGCTGATGGAGGAAGGGATCTCGCTGGCGTTCCTTCATACCCAGGCGGAGCTGAAGAGCGGCGCGGTGCGGGAAGCGCTGCTGCATGATCGGGCGTTGAACGGCGTCATCTGCATCGAAGGGATGGAGCCCGAAATGTACCGCTGGCTCAAGGAGCGGGTGCCGGTCATCATCGGCATCGACGTGGCGGATCCGGACATTCCGATCATTTCCTATGACCGGTTGGATGCGGCCCGCATCGCCGTGCGCCATCTGCTGGAGCTTGGGCATACCGATATCGGCTTCATCGGGGGCGCGGGCCTGCTCGGGCGCATGGAGCGGGAGAAGCGGTACCGAGGCTACAAAATGGCGTTGAACGAAGCGAGTTGCTCCTTCCGTTCCGACTGGGTCATCGATGCCCAATGGGATGCCGACCAGAGCTATCAAGGCATGAAGCGCCTGCTGGAGCGGCATGAGCGGCCGACGGCGATGTTCTGCGCCAGCGACATGATGGCGATTGCAGCCATGCGCGCGGCCACGGAGCTGGGGCTGTCGATTCCCCGCGATATCGCCTTCATCGGCATCGACGACATCGAGTTTTCGAAATACAGCTCGCCGCCACTGTCCTCGGTACACATCCCGAAATACGAGATGGGCTACACGGCCGCCAAAACATTGCTGGACAGCCTGCATCAGCCTTATCCTTACCCGTTCCGGATGCTGCTGCCGTTCCATCTGCAAATCCGGGAGTCGAGCCGGCCACCGGAACGAAAAGCGCCTGCGGACGGTTAG